One genomic window of Paenibacillus xylanilyticus includes the following:
- the hflX gene encoding GTPase HflX, translating into MTVTHDTDQVKKDRAVLVSLITDEVKRSGINPEYSLEELVKLAETAGVEVLSVLSQNRETRDTKWFIGKGKVEELRAIAEELGATTAIFDQELSGAQVRNLEEALDLKIIDRTQLILDIFAQRANTREGIIQVELAQLSYLLPRLSGHGKNLSRLGGGIGTRGPGESKLETDRRHIRGRIDDLKRHLEEVTRHRKLHRERRKKTGIVQVALVGYTNAGKSTLLKQLTAADVYIQDQLFATLDPTSRTMELPSGKEIVLTDTVGFIQNLPHDLIAAFRATLEEVNEADLILHVVDASSAMREDQMRTVHEILQQLGSGDKPQLVLYNKKDACTPEQLEMLPLDKDHMKVSALDEADLLKIRERIQEELTGDTKRFRIPAERGDLTSVLYKVGDVVETTFEENDVIYQVELQKGEYEKFGYLLEDFIEL; encoded by the coding sequence ATGACAGTTACCCATGATACAGATCAAGTCAAGAAAGACCGCGCTGTTTTAGTGAGTTTGATTACAGATGAAGTAAAGCGTTCAGGCATTAATCCGGAGTACTCTTTGGAGGAATTGGTGAAGCTTGCAGAGACTGCAGGTGTTGAGGTGCTGAGTGTATTGTCTCAAAACCGTGAAACGCGAGATACGAAGTGGTTTATCGGAAAAGGTAAAGTCGAGGAGCTACGTGCGATCGCAGAGGAATTGGGCGCAACCACTGCGATATTTGATCAAGAGCTGTCTGGAGCTCAGGTTCGTAACCTGGAAGAGGCACTGGATCTCAAAATTATCGACCGTACCCAGTTGATTCTGGATATTTTCGCCCAACGTGCAAATACAAGAGAAGGTATCATTCAGGTTGAATTGGCCCAACTTAGCTATCTGCTTCCACGATTATCGGGTCATGGCAAAAACCTATCACGGCTTGGAGGGGGAATCGGGACACGTGGACCGGGGGAAAGCAAGCTGGAGACGGATCGCCGTCATATCCGGGGTCGCATTGATGATCTGAAACGGCACCTGGAAGAGGTTACACGCCACCGCAAACTTCATCGCGAGCGTCGTAAAAAGACAGGCATTGTACAGGTTGCACTTGTAGGGTATACGAATGCAGGTAAATCCACATTGCTTAAACAATTAACTGCTGCTGATGTATATATTCAGGATCAGCTGTTTGCTACGTTGGATCCAACTTCACGTACGATGGAGCTTCCAAGCGGTAAAGAAATTGTACTTACGGATACCGTAGGATTTATTCAAAACCTTCCACATGATCTGATTGCTGCTTTCCGTGCAACATTGGAGGAAGTGAATGAAGCCGATCTGATTTTGCATGTTGTAGATGCATCATCTGCAATGCGGGAAGATCAGATGAGAACTGTGCATGAAATTCTGCAGCAGCTTGGATCTGGCGATAAGCCTCAGTTGGTGCTCTATAACAAAAAAGATGCATGTACACCGGAGCAGCTGGAAATGCTTCCTTTGGATAAAGACCATATGAAGGTAAGTGCACTGGATGAAGCTGACCTGCTGAAGATTCGGGAGCGGATTCAGGAAGAACTGACGGGTGATACGAAGCGGTTCCGTATTCCTGCAGAGCGGGGAGATCTTACATCTGTTCTTTATAAGGTTGGAGATGTTGTTGAAACCACTTTTGAAGAAAATGATGTGATCTATCAAGTGGAGCTGCAAAAAGGGGAATATGAAAAATTCGGTTATTTACTTGAAGATTTCATTGAATTGTAA